A genomic window from Gossypium hirsutum isolate 1008001.06 chromosome D10, Gossypium_hirsutum_v2.1, whole genome shotgun sequence includes:
- the LOC107914197 gene encoding zinc-finger homeodomain protein 4: MELSSQEGEIPIPLNSTYGGGHGHGHGHGHGHMIHHEPAAPHNHIIPSSAPPILSNGPSSLSTNLDDHVPYKKAVRYRECLKNHAAAMGGNATDGCGEFMPSGEEGTIEALNCSACNCHRNFHRKEIEGEPSSFDCYPLHSPHLSSRVGRKLILGHHKSILPPEALGYPTGTLIHSRAAPTPHQMIMSYNMGSLPSESDEQPEDGGGVVGSRPLQLMKKRFRTKFTQEQKEKMLNFAEKVGWKIQKQEEAVVQQFCQEIGVKRRVLKVWMHNNKHNLARKNPCNSTATATAAAPTTTAA; encoded by the coding sequence ATGGAACTTTCCAGTCAAGAAGGAGAGATCCCAATTCCTTTGAACAGTACATATGGTGGGGGACATGGGCACGGGCACGGGCACGGGCACGGGCACATGATCCATCATGAACCTGCTGCACCCCACAACCATATCATACCTTCTTCAGCACCCCCAATTCTTTCGAATGGCCCTTCCTCCTTGTCCACAAACCTAGACGATCATGTGCCCTACAAGAAAGCGGTGAGGTACAGAGAGTGCCTCAAGAACCATGCAGCAGCCATGGGGGGCAATGCCACAGATGGATGTGGTGAGTTCATGCCCAGTGGAGAGGAGGGTACCATTGAAGCCCTGAATTGCTCAGCCTGTAACTGCCATAGGAACTTccacagaaaagaaattgaagGTGAGCCCTCTTCATTTGACTGTTACCCGTTGCATAGTCCACATCTCAGCAGCAGGGTTGGAAGGAAACTCATTTTAGGTCACCACAAGAGTATCCTACCACCTGAGGCTCTAGGGTACCCCACAGGTACTCTTATACACTCAAGAGCAGCACCAACACCCCACCAGATGATAATGTCCTACAACATGGGCTCCCTCCCTTCAGAGTCGGATGAACAGCCCGAAGATGGTGGTGGGGTAGTGGGGAGCAGGCCACTCCAGCTGATGAAGAAAAGGTTCAGGACAAAGTTCACCCAGGAACAAAAGGAGAAAATGCTTAACTTCGCAGAGAAAGTAGGGTGGAAAATCCAAAAGCAAGAAGAAGCAGTGGTGCAACAGTTCTGCCAAGAGATTGGGGTGAAGAGAAGAGTCCTCAAGGTGTGGATGCACAACAACAAGCACAATCTAGCCAGGAAAAACCCTTGTAATTCCACCGCCACCGCCACTGCTGCTGCTCCTACTACCACTGCTGCATGA